In Ralstonia pseudosolanacearum, the DNA window CAGCACCCGTGCGATCTGGTAGGTGGCGAAGGCGGCCAGGTAGGCCAGCACGAAGAGGTAGCCGGCGGTGGCGGCCATCACCTTCCACGAGTTGGTCTCGCGCCGGATGGCGGCCAGCGTCGAGATGCACTGGGGTGCATAGATGTACCAGGCCAGGAAGGCCAGCGCCGTCGCCAGCGGCCACTGCGCGGCGATGACCGGTGCGAGCTGCGCGGCGGCATCTTCATGCGTGGCGGACAGCGAATACACCGTCGCCAGCGCCCCGACGGCCACCTCGCGCGCGGCCATGCCGGGAATCAGCGCGATGCACATCTGCCAGTTGAAGCCGATCGGCGCGAACACGACTTCCAATGCGTGGCCGATGTAGCCGGCGAAGCTGTAGTCGATGGCCGGCCCGGTCGCGCCGGCGGGCGGCGACGGGAAGGTCGACAGGAACCACAGCACCACCATCATCTTCAGGATCACGGTACCGATGCGGCGCAGGAAGATGCGTGCGCGCTCGATCAGGCCGATGGCCAGGTTGCGCGGGCTGGGCAGGCGGTACGACGGCAGCTCGAGGATCAGCGGATGCTCGGCGCGATCGCGCTTGATGTACTTGAGCACGTACGCCACCACCAGCGCGGAGACGATGCCCGCCATGTACAGCCCGAACAGCACCAGCCCTTGCAGGTTGAAGGCGCCCCACACCTGGCGGGCCGGAATGAAGGCGCCGATCAGCAGCGCGTACACCGGCAGCCGCGCCGAGCACGTCATCAGCGGCGCGACCAGGATGGTGACCAGCCGGTCGCGCGGGTCCTGGATCGTGCGCGTGGCCATCACGCCCGGGATGGCGCAGGCAAAGCTCGACAGCAGCGGGATGAACGAGCGGCCCGACAGGCCCGCGCCCGCCATCATGCGATCCAGCAGGAACGCCGCGCGCGGCAGGTAGCCAGACTCTTCCAGCGCCAGGATGAAGAGGAACAGGATCAGGATCTGCGGCAGGAACACCAGCACGCTGCCCGCGCCCGCGATGATGCCGTCCACCAGCAGGCTCTTGAGCATGCCGTCCGGCAGCAGGGCACCGATCCAGACGCCCGCGCTTTCCACGGCGACCTGGATGCCGTCCATCAGCGGCTTGGCCCAGGAGAACACCGCCTGGAACATGAAGAACATCAGCACCGCCAGCAGTACGAGGCCCAGCACCGGATGCAGCACGATGCGGTCGAGCCGGTCGTCCAGTTCCGCCGTGCTGCGCGGCATGGTGACGGCGGCATCCAGCAGGCGCTTCACTTCGCGGTGCGGATCGGCATCCTCCGGCAGGGCGGTCGGGATGGCGGGCAGGCGTTCGTGGTCGATGTGCGCGACCAGGTCGGCGGCACCGTTGCGCTTGATGGCGACGGTCTCCACCACGGGCATGCCCAGCGCTTGCTCCAGTTTCGCGCGGTCGATGCGGATGCCGCGCCGCGCCGCCGCGTCGACCATGTTCAGCGCCAGCACCATCGGCAGGCCCAGGCGCTGCAGCTCCAGCACGAAGCGCAGGTGCAGCCGCAGGTTGGTGGCGTCCACCACGCAGACAATCAGGTCGGGGCGCGGTTCGCCGTGGAAGGTCCCCAGGCAGATGTCGCGCGTGATGGCTTCGTCGGGGCTGGTCGCCACCAGGCTATAGGCGCCCGGCAGGTCGAGAATCTGCACCTGCCGTCCGGAGGGCGAGATGAAGCGGCCTTCCTTACGCTCGACGGTCACGCCGGCGTAGTTGGCCACCTTCTGCCGGCTGCCCGTCAGCAGGTTGAACAGCGCGGTTTTGCCGCAGTTCGGATTGCCGACCAGCGCAACGCGCAGTGCGGGTGCGGAGGACGGAGAGGAAGAAGCGTGCATCTGCAAAGGCCTGAAAGCGAAGGGCCGACAATTACCCGGCGGGCGTCATGCCGCCTTGCGCACCTGCGCGGGCGGCGCGGTCTCGGACGCCGTCGCGACGGGCTGGGCCTGCTGAATCGCGGCCTCGGCGTGCACGCGTACGCGGGCGGCCTCCTGTTTGCGCAGCGCAAAACGGGTAAAACCCACCTGAACGACGAGCGGATCGCCGCCGAACGGGCCGACCGCCACCACGCACACCTGTTCGCCCATCACGAAACCGAGTTCGCGCAGGCGCTGGCTGATGGGATCGGCGGGCTCACGGTCTTCAACGTGGTCCACCACCGCCGTGGCCCGGCGGGAAAGCTCGGAAAGCCGCATCGTGCTGGTCCGTGACTCAATAGCGTACGTAATTGCCTAGGGCGTAAATGCGAATCGTTTTCATTATATCGCAACATTGCGCGATTCCGCATGGCACCTGCCTTGGCAGAGGGTATTTTCTGCAAACCGGGGGCGTTGTACAGTCTCCACATCGGCCGGTCTGCGTTGCCCGCAAAACCTGCAGTGGCACAGGGTTTTTACCAAATTACCTTATCCTGGGTATTGGCGGGGTTGGCGACCATTGCCTATGCTTCAAGTGCGCTGAACTTCCCCGTTCAAAGCGTATTCTTCGAGCCACCGGGTACACCTATCCGGTGGCTTTTTTCATGGGCGCTCGCCTGTGCCCGTGCTTCTCAGCCCGTGGCGATGGTGTTGCGGCCTTCGCTCTTCGCGCGGTAGCAGGCGGTATCCGCGCGTGCCAGGAAGGCCGCGGCATCGGCATCGCCGGCCTGCAATTCCACCACTCCCTGCGACAGCGCGACCTGGGCGCGTGCCCCGGCGGCCAGCACCGGCTGGCGGGCCAGCGCCGCGCGGATGCGGTCGGCGAAGGTCACGGCGGTCTGCAGGTCGCAATTGGGCAGGATCACGGCGAACTCGTCGCCGCCCAACCGGGCGACGTGATCCTGCGTGCGCGTGTTCTGCACCACCCGCTCGGCGATGCCGCGCAAGACGTCGTCGCCGGCGGCATGGCCGTAGCAATCGTTGATCGCCTTGAAGCCGTCGAGGTCGATCATGAGCAGCGCCAGCGGTGCGCGCGGCGCGCCGCGGGCGCCGCGATGGGCCTCCACCTGCGCATGCAGGATGGCGTCGAAGCCGCGGCGGTTGAGCAGGCCGGTCAGCACGTCGTGGGTGGCGTCCCAGGCGATGCGCTGCACGGTCTCGCGTGTGGCGGAGACATCCCGCAGCACCAGCACGCCGGCGCCCGAGGTGCCGGGCAGCGGCCCCCAGGACAATTCCACGTCGTGCCGCCGGCTGTCGGCGGCCTCCATGCGCAGTCCGACCGGCAGCGTGCCGCCTGCGCGCAGCAGCTGCGTGGGGATGACGCGCCGGTTGGTCTCGTGCTCGATCAGGTGCAGCAGCCGGTTGATCGACTGGCCGATCGCGCTGGCGGGGTGCGTGCCGGTCAGTGTCTCGATGGCGCGGCTGGCATGCGTGACGATGCCGTCGCCGTCGATGGTCAGCAGGGGTTCCTGGATGGCGTCGAGCACGAGCAGGGCGGCACGCACCTCCTGCTCCAGCGCTTCCTTGGCGCGCTGCTCGGCCGTGGCATCGACCACGGCGATGATCCAGCCGACCGGCGGTGCGCCTGCGCCGCCCGCGGGCCGGGCCGTCAGCAGGACGGCACCGCTGCCGGCGCCTTCCCCGGTCGCGATCACCACGGGGCGGTCCGCCAGCGCCAGCGGCACGCGGGGCAACTGCCGCAGCACGGCCGCCACGGCTTGCGCCGCAGGGGAGGTTGTCGTGCTGTCGCCGTCGTGCAGGGCGCGCACGATGGTGGCACTGCTGGCGCCCACCAGCCGTTCGAAACGGACATTGGCAAACGGGACCGCCAGCGATCGGTCCAGGAAGGCCAGCCCCACCGGCGCCTGCTCGGCAATCGCGCGGAAGAACGCGGCGTCCTGCTCGGCGGCGCCCAGCGCCTGTTCCCAGTACTGCACCAGCCGGCCCACGCTGCCGGCCAGGGCGCCGACCTCGGTGGCGGGGTCGAACGTCCGGGTGTCCGGCTGGGCAAGGTCGGCCAGCCGTGCGAGCGGTCCGGGCGCCGGGGATTCGCTCAGGATTGGCCGGCCGATGGGGGCCGGCGGCGT includes these proteins:
- the feoB gene encoding ferrous iron transport protein B produces the protein MHASSSPSSAPALRVALVGNPNCGKTALFNLLTGSRQKVANYAGVTVERKEGRFISPSGRQVQILDLPGAYSLVATSPDEAITRDICLGTFHGEPRPDLIVCVVDATNLRLHLRFVLELQRLGLPMVLALNMVDAAARRGIRIDRAKLEQALGMPVVETVAIKRNGAADLVAHIDHERLPAIPTALPEDADPHREVKRLLDAAVTMPRSTAELDDRLDRIVLHPVLGLVLLAVLMFFMFQAVFSWAKPLMDGIQVAVESAGVWIGALLPDGMLKSLLVDGIIAGAGSVLVFLPQILILFLFILALEESGYLPRAAFLLDRMMAGAGLSGRSFIPLLSSFACAIPGVMATRTIQDPRDRLVTILVAPLMTCSARLPVYALLIGAFIPARQVWGAFNLQGLVLFGLYMAGIVSALVVAYVLKYIKRDRAEHPLILELPSYRLPSPRNLAIGLIERARIFLRRIGTVILKMMVVLWFLSTFPSPPAGATGPAIDYSFAGYIGHALEVVFAPIGFNWQMCIALIPGMAAREVAVGALATVYSLSATHEDAAAQLAPVIAAQWPLATALAFLAWYIYAPQCISTLAAIRRETNSWKVMAATAGYLFVLAYLAAFATYQIARVLT
- a CDS encoding FeoA family protein produces the protein MRLSELSRRATAVVDHVEDREPADPISQRLRELGFVMGEQVCVVAVGPFGGDPLVVQVGFTRFALRKQEAARVRVHAEAAIQQAQPVATASETAPPAQVRKAA
- a CDS encoding sensor domain-containing diguanylate cyclase, whose translation is MSTAQPPSAPRRLLFRLLPGIVLAALLPFVGLIAVAISTVYDDTRREIDSRLEQAIAQAARPLEAHLTDAIDRLSSATEADTAPASTAEGQAWLDAHPDLRGVFDNLVVVSASGIVLADAPALPQRRGTDMAWHPLFKAVRESRRLQIPEPFLSSGGQRPVASFAVPLHGPDGGFSGLVIGSIELARNPILADVENTRIGRTGHLLVVSERGRYIVGPDHARLLQQAPDLADGQPAARARTQGWNDSTEIHRPGQSPVIVSYRALNAVPWSIGAWWPAQEAYAGAARTTRTLVAAGLAFGAACLLFAWFWLERATSPLERLRHEVDAGMPIHTPPAPIGRPILSESPAPGPLARLADLAQPDTRTFDPATEVGALAGSVGRLVQYWEQALGAAEQDAAFFRAIAEQAPVGLAFLDRSLAVPFANVRFERLVGASSATIVRALHDGDSTTTSPAAQAVAAVLRQLPRVPLALADRPVVIATGEGAGSGAVLLTARPAGGAGAPPVGWIIAVVDATAEQRAKEALEQEVRAALLVLDAIQEPLLTIDGDGIVTHASRAIETLTGTHPASAIGQSINRLLHLIEHETNRRVIPTQLLRAGGTLPVGLRMEAADSRRHDVELSWGPLPGTSGAGVLVLRDVSATRETVQRIAWDATHDVLTGLLNRRGFDAILHAQVEAHRGARGAPRAPLALLMIDLDGFKAINDCYGHAAGDDVLRGIAERVVQNTRTQDHVARLGGDEFAVILPNCDLQTAVTFADRIRAALARQPVLAAGARAQVALSQGVVELQAGDADAAAFLARADTACYRAKSEGRNTIATG